A stretch of DNA from Desulfosarcina ovata subsp. ovata:
GGTTACCCAGCGGTGGGACTGGGCACGCTTCAGACGGATCCGGCCGGACAGGTATCGGCACAGATAGACATCGGCGGAAAGCGTAAAATGGGTATAGGCATGCCGGATACGGGTCAACAACCGATCCATGCCGATCCGCAGGCCGATCTCATCGGCCAGTTCCGTTTCAATGGCCCGGTCGGCATTTTCTCCCGGCATGGCGGGGATTGCCGGAAATTCCCACAGCCCTCCCAGAAAACCGTCCATGGGCCGCTGGACCACCAGAAGTTTGTCTTCTTTTACAATTACACCGATGGCCAGATGGCGGTGGGGTCTCTTGCGTGCCGCATCCCGCCTGGGATAGTCGGCAGTCGTTCGATTCCGGTTGGCCCGGCAGAGCCCGAACAGAGGGCAATGGCCGCAGTCGGGGTTTTTCGGCCGGCAGACCAGCGCCCCCAACTCCATCATGGCTTGGTTGAAATCCGCCGGTTGGTGGGGAGTGATCAGGCGGTCGGCCAGCGGCTGAAAAAACTTGTGGGATCCGCTTCGGTTGACGGGATGTTCCAGCTCAAACAGGCGTGCCAGAACCCGTTTGACGTTGCCGTCCACAACGGCGATCACCCGGCCGAAGGCAATACTCAGCACTGCGGCAGCAATATAATCGCCCACACCGGGAAGCGTTCGAAAAATGGCCGGATCGTCCGGCACCTGCCCATGGTAACGGGATACCACCACACCGGCGGCCCGGTGCAGATGCCTGGCCCGCGAGTAGTATCCAAGCCCTTCCCACAGTTTGAGGACCTCCTGGACGTTGGCCCCGGCCAGATGCCGGGGGGTCGGGAAGCGGTGCATGAAACGATGGTAGTAAGGAATGGCCGTGGCCACCTGCGT
This window harbors:
- the mutY gene encoding A/G-specific adenine glycosylase, whose translation is MQPEAIGQNLLDWYAAHQRRLPWRETSDPWAIWISEVMLQQTQVATAIPYYHRFMHRFPTPRHLAGANVQEVLKLWEGLGYYSRARHLHRAAGVVVSRYHGQVPDDPAIFRTLPGVGDYIAAAVLSIAFGRVIAVVDGNVKRVLARLFELEHPVNRSGSHKFFQPLADRLITPHQPADFNQAMMELGALVCRPKNPDCGHCPLFGLCRANRNRTTADYPRRDAARKRPHRHLAIGVIVKEDKLLVVQRPMDGFLGGLWEFPAIPAMPGENADRAIETELADEIGLRIGMDRLLTRIRHAYTHFTLSADVYLCRYLSGRIRLKRAQSHRWVTFRSLQRLPLHKANHKFLEDLKNVLGKG